tttatttttaactataCTAAGGTTTCAACTTTTAAGGGTGACTTTTCATGGTTAATTGTTGAAGTTCATGGTTTCCTGCCAATTTCCATCCTTAAAGAGTTGGATGGATTTAAGGTGTCAGTGGTGTCACAGTGCAAGCTTTCATGGTAATTTGGCTGATCAAATTGGGAGACTGTTGACCGTCCGATTCATAATAATGTGCTGTTAAGGCTCCTTTGAAGTACTTTCAAGCTTTGTTCCTGGGTAaaatttatggaagaaaaaacTAAGTTTTACCTGAAATTGGGGCCAGAGCAATGAGTAAAACAAGCCTtggtttgccttttttttttttttgggtggggtggggggttggGTTAAACAAGTCTTTTCATAAACCCAATTGGCTAAGAGGAATAAACTTACTTCCAAATGAAGCAGAGATGTCTTACCTCTGTTTTTTAATAAATCAGGCCTTTggataaaattaaataaacaagaaaaataaagactGGAAAGAGGAGATTTTGAGTACACAAGAGAATGCCCAAAGGGAGAAACAAAATTGAGGGGGAAGGATCAAACATGACGATATATATGACATGATAAATCAAAGTATACAAAACTGCAAGCTATATCTGTGCTTACCCAACCAACCGAGTCTTTGATGAGCAAGGTTATAAAACACAGTATGGGTCACTGCCGATACCGGTACGAATCAACGGTATGGGCCAATTCATGATAAAGAAAACCAccttttgataaaaataaaaaaaaacccacttgTCAGCTGATACAACCAACTGATCCATATTGTCATCGCTCTCCATACCGATACCTAGAACCCAGTAGATGAGAGACGATATACCATATTTCCTATATACATAGAAATCCAGACTCAGAATCACCAAAATTGCCCCACCCCGGCATTGACTATACATTTTACATGCCTAAATACTTGGTCAgcttaaattatatttttttcatttgagGGGTTAACAGCACAAGAATGTCATCATATGGGTTTTCTTGTTTCACATCCACAAACCCTCCAGTCTTCAATACCTGCAATACAATTTTTCATGATATTACTATCATGACATATTATATTTTCTCATGAATTGTTTAATGTATAGATTCCTTCAACTATACTTAAAGAAGTTAAACATATTTGCAAAGAATTCATTTCTTCTGCTTATGTATCAAGCTTACTAGATTGCGGTGGATTGTCTTACCAGTATCTCATAGAACAGTCTAgcactttcttttcttgttcttcctttcaAAACACCATCCAAACTCAAATTTTCCCTGTCTTTCTGCTCCTTTTGAATTAGGAAGTTTTTCTGCAGATATTTCGCCACTACCCTGCACACAAGGAATTCATAGGTTGAATAGTCTCTCCTACAAGAATGGACCTGGAGCCACTAGCACAAACGATTATATAAAAGCTCCATCCCACCTACCTGTTCCTGACTGTCCATTCATCTACTGCATTTTACAACAACCAAATAAGAATTCTCCATGAATTGGAGATAAGAAATATAATCCAATACAGATGGTCTGAgaggaaattaaaataaaaaattggaaacCAAAAATTTGAGCAACtaagtgtatatgaaagtattcTCACCCAGGTCCTGGTTATTTTCCTTATGAGGGATAACAtcctaaaaggaaaaaagataaagGCAACATCAGGTGCTAATGTTCTAGAAAACAAAATTGTGGTTAGTGCCATcgaaaaaagataaaacataaTCCCAGTAGACCATTGGTATTCTACCTCACGCATTCTTAGCCAACCCAACACAAATCAACTCCGCTGTTACTAAACATGTAATCTTACCTCATTTATTAGGTCAAGCACAAGATCCTGCGTCACAATTGGAGAGAGATCTTTTTCTACACTTGTAACTTGAGTCATGCTGGTATTCTGAACCTCAACAGGCCTTACTGATATTGACTCATCAACAGAATTTTCCTGAAAGGAAGCTCTCTGTTCTGAAGGCTTGCAGGGTGTTTCAAATCCCAACTCTGCTGAATGGCTGGTGCCTACTGCAACTTCAGCTGGCCCTTCAGTCTTAGTATTGGTTTCATATAAGAAAAATTTGAGCTTCGATGAAATACCTGAAATAACAAATGCATAGTAAGTATAAACTAGATATAACAGACAAGGAAATATGGGGTTAACTCACCAAGAAGCAGAGGCTCCATGAAATCTTGTTTAAGCCTGGATATTCTGTGGGCTCTCCAGACATCAAAAGCAGTTTGAGGAGCTTTCCTCCGTTTAACTACTAAACAACTTGAGTCATGTATGTTATGCCTTAATAACCTGCGGCCAAAGATACGATACTATACCAGGTAAGTCCATTTGTTCTTCGTTCTTCAGTGTTCAAATTGTAACTCAATTCACTATTTAGCTGTCAGCCATTCCAAATCTATGAAAAACCTAGGGAAAACCCAAGATAATAATTGTGTCACCTGCAATGTTCCTACCCAACCAATTATATGATCACGAAAAGGTATCCAAGCGTGCTTAAGAAATTACAGTCACCCACCAGTATATTACAGTTCTACATAAATATAGACTTAGGCATCTTTTTCTgtcatttgatttgatttgatttgggtGATCTCCAATGTGATGTAACCACCGTCTAAAAAGCTATCGTGTCAAATCTACAttttaatatgaaaaaaaattctatagaTAATTGCTTCTAACGCAAGCACTCACTTGTTAGGAAGCACTATAACTTCATCAAAGACATGCTTTCTCTTCCTTGATATCCTCACTTTCTCCTCCTGAGCAGGTGTGGTAAAAGCCATAAATATAGGTGTAGCTGATCCTGCATCAAAAGTAGTAATGTTGACATGGGATCAACCTGCTAAGGATACATAAAAAAATCTAGAAGCACAAGGTTGAAAGTGATCCTAACAACTTGTGTCTCTAGATAAATGTTTGTGTATGTGAAAACTGGGAAGATCTTAATCAGCTAACCTAAATCATTTCCCTATAAAACATTTCGAAGTGTTTGGCACCAAAATTTAAGGTTCTTTGGTCAGGAATCCAAACATACAGAAGTGAATACATGTGCACATGTTATACAGGAGAAACTTTGGTGACCTGCTCCTCCATAAAGTAATGCATTTAAAAAGGAAGTCGATCAATCATTTTTTCATTCAGTGTCAGCATTGACACAGGTAGCCAGTTCATCTCCTTTCCAGATGATAATTATCAAAAAGTGTACTACTGCTAAAAACTCCATAGCATTtaaatttggtggatttttcAGATACCATAAGGCCATTCAGTATGGAATTGTACATCTTCCCATCATACTAAAAAACTATCCCACAAAATGGTATAAACTTCAGTTTGTGTTTCCAGCAGTCTAACCTGGAACACATGTACTTATAGATTTATGTTGAGTTCCATCAGGTGTAATATCAATTTGATGGTCATCAGTAAAAATATTATGTTCAATATCCAACGGTGGTATTTCCAAGAACTTTATCCTCTTCGCTTGACTATCCACTTTATCGAATTGTGGATCCAGGTCCAGCGATTTCTCAGATCCACCAAACATATCAAGGAAGGGGCACTCAGATTCCAATGGAGTTCGACCGGGAGTAATAACAACTGGGTGTCCTTCAGTGAAGACATGTTGTTCCTTGATATTCAATTGTGGCATCTCTTGGAAATTTATCTTCTCTGCTTGATTATCCACCTTGTCAAATTGTGGACCCATGTCTAGGGGAATCTCAGTTCCTAACATGTCAAAGTCTCGACATTCTTCTTGAGTGAACTGACTACATTGAACCATCTTCACATTTGATTCTAAACTGCCTGTATTCTGAGATTGGGTGACCACCATATTTACCACTGTATCAAGATCCCTTATGTAAGGTGAATGAGCACTACAACGACAACAGCAAAAACATTGATCAAACAGTGAGGATCCCTTCAGtttgtgagagagaaaagggaaaaagttttaaagaagaagaatctgtTAAAACATACTCGTCAAATGTTGTATATGCAGAAGGGCAGATGTCAAGCTGAAAAGGTGGTTCACTGATGAGATACTGTGGAAGCACACAATACAAGAACATAAACAAGGTTTTTAACCAAAAAGAAATCTTTATAGAATACCTACAAGATACTTAACAAGAATTATACATGTGACAGAAGAGTCGAAGAAAGCTCCTATAGTACCAATATCACTGAGGCTGGACTTTCCCTAGTAAATTATGCATAAATAAATTCAGATTATtcctataaaaaataaacagttcttttttttattattctaaaTTGTTGTTCTTTTGTAACCTTATTTGGCATTACTTTTAGTGAAAGAGAAGTTAGGTTGTCTAATCTGTTACTTACAATATCTGATAACAGATGCTTTTGGAATGTTGACTCAAAAATTTTGAGCCTCGAGGACAATATAAATTTGTCAAGAAAACTAAGTAATATCCTATATATAGCTACCAATTGAAAAATGAGTTGGCTCTAAAAGAGCAAAGCAGCATGTAGCCTAAATTCTGCTCATGAATCAATCTAGCTCATTCAAGAGGATGGCATCTGCCACTAGTTGAAAATACACTAAATGCATATCTTAACCATCTGTTCAGGTGAAAACAACCAAGATATCTTCTGTCTGAGGTGAAATTTTGGGGTATCAACCATCACGAAGAGGCCCACCTCCCGCATGATGAATTTAATCATAGATAAGCCATATGAACCATATAGCACAAGGGACATAAAGCTTATATACAATGGTAGCATTGAAGTTCTTTTTTCATAGCCTTACCTTGTTCAGAGAATAATATTCTCTTGCTTCATCTTCTAATGCTTCTGTTTTATGAAAAGACCAATTACAAAAGTTAGAACAAGGAAGAAGCTACAAAACATCCAAAAGGAGCTAAAACAATCTGATACCTTCAAGCGTCTCTTCACGTGGTTTGATGTTGCGCCTGAGTAGTAAGCAAAACAGAGAAAGGAATTTGCAATGcttaaagaagaaaacaagaaacttaAGCACACCTTAAGGACATTCAACATTTTACCTGATTACATCTTCTGAGACCTCAAGATCAAAAGCGTCAAGTTCAAACCTGTCTGGAAAAGTGATAGAGACATGTTCACACATGGCTTCTCTTTGCGGGTTAGCTTTTCCGctgactgaaattttttttattttgaccaAAATCTCATTACAATCATGGTAAAGATAATCAACTTTCTTCGAGTATATCCTCACAACACCAAGGAGAAGATAACCAAGTACTCTATATGTGATTGTTACTTCATGTAGCATTATCTCATCTGCATTGGATGACAACAgcagaaaaaggggaaaagataATCAGTGAGTGGTGATGATCAAAACTAACCAAAATACACAAGGATAAAGTTGTAGGACTAAACTTAGAAGACAATCACATATGTAATATGCCTCCCTTAAATGGGAATCAAACTCCCATATAGACCCCCATTTGTCTTTAAGATGTGTTTACAGTACCACTAACTGCCAATACAAAAGTAACGTGGCTGAGGGGATTCGTGGAATTTAGGGCTCAAAAGAAACACAGATGAGGAGAGAAACTACTGCATCACTGCAAACAATGAGGGGAGAACAGCCACTTCTAATCAAAACTCGAGGGGGGACCGAGACCAAATGcctttttaattattatttttttttaaaggtagAGGGGTGGTAAAGAATCCCAATCTTGGTGAACAAGCCAACCATCTTTCCAACCATAGCAGATTATAGTGTTTTCTTATTGCTAAAACTTTTGTTGTGATAGTAACtattagaaaagccaaaaaccaGGACTAGTGATACAACCGTAAATCCCAAACGGGAAAAACTTatggaagaggaaagaaagccAATGAAGAAAACCCGATAAGGGTACCTCCTTTCTCACGCTCAAAACAGCTTATTGATGGTTACCGAGAAGAAAAGGCTTCTCAGTCCCACATAGAAACACTAGTACAGATAAAGCACCTTTAGAAGAAACTTTGACACAAAcagaaaaaacataaaagagacAGACAGCAAGTTCAGACCTCGATGCAGGACGAGAGAAACCATAGATGCAGAGTAGAAGTACAACTCACATTGTGAAAGAATTTGGAAGTGAAGCAGAATAACAGAACCAAGAAATCAAATAAGTGGTAAAAGCCCAGAGAGGGTAGAGCTAATTCAAACACTAAATAAATTCTCTCCCCTGGCGACAGACAATGCGAGTACTGCTCTTCACCAACCCAGGAACTTTCAAAAAATAAACCCATTATAGTCTCTCAGAACAATACCCAAGTAAATaaacaacaaacaaagaagaaacaaaatacagAACCAAACAATAGAGAAAGCTTTACTGctagaaagagaggaggaaaacAAAACAAGGGAAATGGAAGACGTACCAACAGAAGAAGGGATATCAGTGACAGTAACTTGGTCTTTCTTGAGCCTTTTGTGACAATAAGCAGCAACCCAGATAGTGCCTAAAGGCCCTTTTCTGGAGAGAAGAGTATGAGAATAGAACATTTCTCCGTTTTCTCGCTCCCTATTTCATTGTCTTCTTTGTTTACTCCAACGATCAAAAGCTACTTCTGCTGTTTTCAATCTCAAAACTGTTTTTGAAGCTTTCTAAGGTTTTGAGTAGAGACTGAGCGTCGAGCGAGCGAAGCTGTTGCTTGGAGCTCCGTAGAGTACCGAGGAAGGAGGACGATGAAAGTGACTGTCCAGTCACTATGAGTTAAAACCAACTCAACTTCACAAAATGGATCAAATATTTACATTTCTACCCAAGGTATGTAATTAATTACACGAAATACCACTTAAGGGGTGCATATAATTACAATTACACTCTAAAAGTGTAAAACCAATTCTAGCCCGAACTAGTAAAACGACTAAAAAAACCCggatcaaatcaaatcaatctTTATCCAGACTAGTTTTAGATTAGAGTATGAGGGGATGGGTTGAAAATTGGATTATACCTAACCAATCAATAGTCAGATTAAAATGAAATTGATAAGCAAATGATTGAGTGTATTATtgcaaatcaatgagtatgaggttatgaattgaaaattttatttgtaacaatgcttctatgaattttaatattaattatctaCCTTGATATCTCTTTATCAAAAAGATATTTCTTCTCGCAATGATTACCCCTTAattcttataaattttatttattcattgatttcaatattaattattttttgtttcaatttatttttctttattttgattaCAACATGAATATATTAAatcaatttctcttctttaagtacATGAATATATTTAAGGAAgatattaaaatatttttattgaataATTTCTTATTAAaggttatgaatgtaagatttcattgtgattcaaataaaaaaaaaacgaatcaaTCTAAACCAATATTAACCTgataataaaaatcaaaatttaccaaatattAAAGTTCTTTAATGATTAGTTTTGACCACATTTATTCCCAAACCAAAACTGTGTCGAACCGACCGTTTGACAGCAATGTGGAAAAGAACCATGTGTTTCCTTTGAAACTACTAAAGCACCCCTCTTCAAAAGGAGAGAGTTAAGGGGTTATGTCGGTTAAGGAAACGAGGGCAATGAAGTAATCCGAAGGTGAGTTaataataatatcttaagttaTAGGATAAGCATAAGCTCACAGATTTAtgtaaataataatgataaattATGTACCCGAAGGGAACAAGTTAAGGGAAGAGACTAGAGGAGGCGAGTACAAACGAGAAAGAGAGGGGTCCTTTTCTGAAAAATGGACGAAATATTttgtccaaactccaaagtgGGGAAAAGGGAAATAATTTGATATCGCCATTTGGACTCAAACGTGTCGTATTGGGATGTAGTTGGCAACCGGACCTTTTAAAACTGCACCTCCCTCCTTTACAATTTTACTATTTATAACATAAAACCTTTTGTGAAATTTTAAATGAGATATAAATATCTTATACGCTACCCCTAATGgtcgccttttttttttttttaaccaaaaaaaataaaattggtcctcataaagaaaattaatattattaaatGAAAGGTACATTGGAGTttctaatacaaaaaaaatgttttcgAATAAAGTACAGAGAGGTATTTATTGCATAATATAAACTAGCAGTATTGATATTGAAAAGATATCTGTAAAAAATGAAGTAAAAGACTGCATGAATTTTGATGGCCAAAATTCCTTAGAAGAAGTCAACAGCAAATTTGAAATAACGTTGTTGTAGCACCATAACTTGTTGATTGGGGTATTTTCCCCTTTTAGTAGGTCATGCAATGCAGCACAGGAGATTTATGAGAGAGAAATTGgggtattctctctcttttagtaGCTCATGCAATGCAGCACGGGAGATttatgtgtgagagagagagtagcaGTGCACAGTGCTCCTTATGCCCAGACATAGGCATCATGAGATGACCACCATGCCCTCTGGTTGGATGCCCGAGTGTGTACTCCCATTGGCCGTTGCCCTTGCGCTAGTGCAGGCCATGAAGCAAGCTGGGTAGCCCACATcccaaaaatttttaaataaaaatcttaATATTCAACTTAATAACTATAAATTTGGAAAAACATGTTTAatagaagggaaagagaacacttcCTGGCCCCTGTCCATGCTCAGACACAAACACTCAAAATAACCATCATACTCTCAAAAAATTCCACCTTTTCATGGGATCACgacagtcatttcaccccacCCATGTGTATGAACACGGGCAGCACACCACACGTGCCCAGATAACGTTCTTTAtgtgggaaaatgttctctactGGGGGCGCAGCTTACGCATAATAGAGAACATCGACCCATATTATGTTTATTTTACTGAATCATTTAACCCATTTCCAGACTAGTTATGTATGGAACGTGTATGAACTTCGTTCCTTGTTCTTATCTCCAAGATATGATCCCCTGTTCACTTAAAATCTCTACCGTGGGATGCAAATCTACAAAATAAGTAACAGCGACCCTCGATTCAAAAGACGGatcaaaaaaaattctcaataaGGTCTCCTCCCAATCACTTGGATCGGCAAAGTTTAATGCAAGCGAAAATGAAGCTCAAGAGACAAATCAGGCTTCCAACCTTGTACGTAAAAGCAACCAAGCAAAGCTTACCGGAAATTTTGCATGCAAAAGATAACCAATAAACAAGAGAGCAAACACCTACCTTTCTCAATTCTAGTACAAAActagaaaattttttatttggaaataaGTTCAGTAGCAACTCTAAAAATTGCAGACTCACCGcagttttaaaaagaaattatatGACACCAAAAAAGATGGATCAGCAGTTCCGACAATGTATCGGATTACAAGAGTGCAAATCCAGTATGGTCAAATaagtttttaaattaaaataagggGCTCCGCCGCTCCTATGAAGAAAGCACCTTCAGAACCTCAGTGGTGACCTCTTTTGGGGGTTTCTCCGCATGGATGTTAGCAACTGCACccttctttccataataatcaATGACCTGCAATACAAGTGCTCATAATAAGGAGAAATAAAACTGCAAAATGCACACCAAAGAGTTGAAATGGTTGAAAAACTTGAAATATTGAAAACCAAacagagctctctctctctctctctctctctctctctctcatactaATTGATTCCATTCAGACAATCACAATCTGCTGTACATGTAATTCTGGACTAGCCAGTATTCAGTAATAAATATTGAATCCAGACAGAGtaccacataaaaaaataaaaataaaaataaaaggttgATACAGTCGTAAAATGATTTATGAAACATGTATTGATAGACATGTTCAGGTCCATGTCACAAATTCCAATGAAATTACCATTCAGGACAAGATGGAACAGTTTCACTATAAATATTGATATTGTCCCCCGCAGGTGATTCACTCGATCATTTTCATGAGCGGAAAAAGTATCTAGGGATATTTTAGTGATTACACTTCCCCACCCCTTGAATTTACCTACGTATCCCTGGATAACCTTTTTGGCCATGTGATTTGATCAGGTGACCGGGTGAGCTAGCTAGGTGACCCCCAGGTGATGTACAATAACATCTCCTTTTAAACCCAAAAAGGCATGACAAGCAACACTACCCCCAAGGACGACAAGGGTAGTGTACATCCCACATTTCCCCTTTTGGGTAGAGTACATTTTTCAATGAGGTCGTATGCTTTGGAAGAAACTTGTACAGTTTGGGAAGGGGTTTTGGTTGCTCAAAAAGAAGAATCTACTTCAATCAATATGCCCTTAGGCACAGCCAAACATAGAAATCACCCTTGGAAGTGGTGGACGATTAGCTAGATGAGCGGGTGCTGTAGCAGAACTGATTGCAAAAGAGGGTGCAACTAAGAAATATTTGTTGTTTTTCCCGTGTTTCCTCATGTTTTGATAAAACCTAGTTGTTAATCTATAATGAATATGGATTCAGAATATGGTTAAAGAATCTTCGACATGGCAGATTAGTCAGCAGTCCAAAAAGGGTTTCATATTTGGCACTTCAACACAGATGTAAAAAATCTTAAGCAGCAAGTCCTAATTCTCataaaagggattttcttattgacatccctaaggtgtcaaataatttgtaactttaccTTTTTGCCCTTTCGTTATGACACAATTTTTTCTAATGAGGGTAATAGTGTAATTTCATATGCTACTCAAAAAatatgcatgacaatgacactttttgatAATGGCATAATGACatgtcactttcaacttatttatgaaaacccttttatacccttATCCTATGAACTTTTTGAGAACAAGACAAGGGCCAATTAAAAAG
The nucleotide sequence above comes from Telopea speciosissima isolate NSW1024214 ecotype Mountain lineage chromosome 3, Tspe_v1, whole genome shotgun sequence. Encoded proteins:
- the LOC122654359 gene encoding sister chromatid cohesion 1 protein 2-like isoform X2, translating into MFYSHTLLSRKGPLGTIWVAAYCHKRLKKDQVTVTDIPSSVDEIMLHEVTITYRVLGYLLLGVVRIYSKKVDYLYHDCNEILVKIKKISVSGKANPQREAMCEHVSITFPDRFELDAFDLEVSEDVIRRNIKPREETLEEALEDEAREYYSLNKYLISEPPFQLDICPSAYTTFDDAHSPYIRDLDTVVNMVVTQSQNTGSLESNVKMVQCSQFTQEECRDFDMLGTEIPLDMGPQFDKVDNQAEKINFQEMPQLNIKEQHVFTEGHPVVITPGRTPLESECPFLDMFGGSEKSLDLDPQFDKVDSQAKRIKFLEIPPLDIEHNIFTDDHQIDITPDGTQHKSISTCVPGSATPIFMAFTTPAQEEKVRISRKRKHVFDEVIVLPNKLLRHNIHDSSCLVVKRRKAPQTAFDVWRAHRISRLKQDFMEPLLLGISSKLKFFLYETNTKTEGPAEVAVGTSHSAELGFETPCKPSEQRASFQENSVDESISVRPVEVQNTSMTQVTSVEKDLSPIVTQDLVLDLINEDVIPHKENNQDLDEWTVRNR
- the LOC122654359 gene encoding sister chromatid cohesion 1 protein 2-like isoform X1; protein product: MFYSHTLLSRKGPLGTIWVAAYCHKRLKKDQVTVTDIPSSVDEIMLHEVTITYRVLGYLLLGVVRIYSKKVDYLYHDCNEILVKIKKISVSGKANPQREAMCEHVSITFPDRFELDAFDLEVSEDVIRRNIKPREETLEEALEDEAREYYSLNKYLISEPPFQLDICPSAYTTFDDAHSPYIRDLDTVVNMVVTQSQNTGSLESNVKMVQCSQFTQEECRDFDMLGTEIPLDMGPQFDKVDNQAEKINFQEMPQLNIKEQHVFTEGHPVVITPGRTPLESECPFLDMFGGSEKSLDLDPQFDKVDSQAKRIKFLEIPPLDIEHNIFTDDHQIDITPDGTQHKSISTCVPGSATPIFMAFTTPAQEEKVRISRKRKHVFDEVIVLPNKLLRHNIHDSSCLVVKRRKAPQTAFDVWRAHRISRLKQDFMEPLLLGISSKLKFFLYETNTKTEGPAEVAVGTSHSAELGFETPCKPSEQRASFQENSVDESISVRPVEVQNTSMTQVTSVEKDLSPIVTQDLVLDLINEDVIPHKENNQDLVDEWTVRNR